The Grus americana isolate bGruAme1 chromosome 30, bGruAme1.mat, whole genome shotgun sequence genome includes the window CTGGAGAAGGAGAACCTTGCCCCCGGTGATGGAACTGAGCCCCCCGTCAATCAGAACCAAGGGCTCTTGGAAGAGTCCCCACTGTCCCTCTaactctgcatttctgcaaggaaataGCACCCAGAACGACACAGATCCCAATCACCTACCTGTTGGCATCACCTCAGGCGGTGCTCCCTCAGCTCCAGGCACTCCAAGCCATGATCACTCCAGCCAGGGCCACTCCATCCTGGAGACCACTGATGTGGTCTTTGGTGGTTGGCATTGCGCAGACCTGGACCTCTCGTAGATTGGTGGCACCAAAAGGGAGGGATCAAAGCTGTATCCAGCTAAGATGGTCTTCTGTGGCTCTTTCAGCACTGACCAGAACATCTCAGGCCTTGATCTCAGTAATTCTGTTGTCTCAGGTCTTGGTGGCTGTGGCACGAAGACCTTGTAGGTGGGCTCCTCGGGCAGCCTGGTCTCAGAGCTCAACGATGGTAATTTGCTTCCAAAGGGAACTTTCTGTTCTCCTTGtccccctcctctgcagctccGAGATTTTGCTGCCTGCGCTTGGCTGTGCTTCGATTCTTGGCCCTGCTTCGACGCTTGGCCCTGCTTCGACGCTTGGCCCTGCTTCAACGCTTGGCCCTGCTTCGACGCTTGGCCCTGCTTCAGTGCTTGGCCCTGCTTCAGTGCTTGGCCCTGCTTCGACGCTTGGCCCTGCTTCGACGCTTGGCCCTGCTTCAGTGCTTGGCCCTGCTTCAGTGCTTGGCCCTGCTTTGATGCTTGGCCCTGCTTCAATGCTTGGCCCTGCTTCAATGCTTGGCCTTTGAGCTTGGCTTTGCCCTTGGGTGTGCTGGTCGCAGGTTGCTTTTCGCCAGAGGagcctcctttctcctttgcttcttgGAGCTGTGGAGCTTCCTGAGTCAAGGTCGAAGAGGCAAGCAAGGACAGTTCAGCAAATGCCACTAGAATTGGGAAGGAGAGACCTTGTCAGAAGAGCATTGCTGGGATACTACCGGCCCTGGTGACATGTAGAGGTGCTCAGGCCCCCTCTCTGGTGACACGCAGAGGTGCTCAGACCCCTTCCCAAAACAATGGCTCCCCTCGCAGCCACCCCGACACTGGGGCTTGCCTGGCACCTCAGTTCCAAGGTGCAACGTGGTTTTGTGACCGTGTTATCAGCATCAGATTTCAGAATGAGGAGCCAGTtggtgctgggacagggactCTTGCAGAGGGGTCATTTCCCGAGGGCCTTGGATTGCCAGCCTCCCACTGCGCCCTGGGGCACATCCCACCCTGGGGTTCGGTTCTGTGGAAGCCATGAAGTCATTAGCAGAAAAGGCGGTGCCGAGCTGTCATGAAGCTAGGGCACTAGTCAGATCTTCTGACAATCATCACTGAAGGATTTTCCCCGATATATCACAGAAGCAGGATGGCTATGCTGCGGAAAGGAGCCAGGAGCAGctttacattttctgtgctggttGAAACCTGGCAaaacctcttctttcttctccttgtccTCACCAGCAACGTTTCTCCTGGGAGGGTTCCTTGGTGGTTGTTTGCGCACAACATACATTTCAAACCTGGAGACAAAGAGATGACACCAGCATGACCCACAGCACGACCCACAGCACCACCAGCCCTTGCCACTTGCCACGATCCCCTGCTCGCACACAGATTTTGGCGTTGCACAAAACCCCCCTTTTTCCCCGCGCTGACTACACCCCATCCCCAAGGACTATCGTGGGAAGTGAAGTCAGCCTGCGAAGAGTTGCCTGAAGTCCTCCATCTTTCCCATCAGATCTGCCTCACACAAAGGACTGTGGGCAGGGGGGACATGTCGCTGCCTGGTGCCCTCGTGGCAGGACACCTGTGGTCACATGGAGCAAATGCTACCAAACCACACCTGAGCAACTAGAGGTCACATCTGCAGATGTACTCACTCAGGAAAGATGATGAGACGGCCAGAAAATGTCAGAGAAGCCAGAGGTACCACTGGGGACACCACCATGTCCAGCAGCTGGGGGACCTGTAACGGCGGAGCACAAAGATGGCAGGACATCCTCAGCGTGGCTGAGCCACTCAATATCGGAGGAGCCTGAGGCAGTGAGGGTTGGTAGGACCGTAGCTCTCACCTGGCCTGCGTGGCTGACCAAGTTCTGGTGGGCCACTCACAAGCAGTGCTGGGGCACCGCTGTGCAAACCACCTGGGCCGTGGAGAAGCCAAAATGCTCACCTTAAAAGTAGCTTTCTCATAGTTCTCCTTCCCAGACATCCTCTCCAAGAAGCTGAGGTAGAACTTCATTTGTACCCTCGTGCCTTCGATGAGGAGCACGCCCACGTCCCTCAGGACAAGGGCAACGttctcccccttttccaggCAGTGAGAGAGGAGGGACATGGTGCCTTGAATGCAGTTCTCCACTTTCTGCCGGGACACAGAAGCAGCTTTGGCCACCCTGGCATATTTCAGGGGCTCCAGCTCCTTATGGCCTGTAAAAACACACGAGAGGGATGGAGGTGCTCACCCAGTGGTCCTTCTGCAGGGGTTTCCCAAGGGCTGCTTGTTGCAGTCATTGCATTgcccacaaaaacccccattTTTGGACCTTCTCCGCAGAGAGGACAGTTTGCTTTGGAGAAGCGTCTCGGATCCAGGGGAGGGATGTGATGACCATGCAACCAACCAGGGTTTAATCCTCCTGCTTACCGGGCAGGTAGTCTTTGTTGTCCCTGAGGCTGTGGACAACCACGAGGTTCCTGGCCAGCCGAAACACGGGCCTCTGGACAATCACCACCTCATCCCCAGCCTGGATGCATGTGGGGACCACGTCAAAGGAGCCAACGGAGGGAATTCGGACCCCCTGCAAGcggaagagaagggaaaggcagaaggGTGAGGACTGGCCGGAGGAAAGAGCTAGAGGTGGTCCTGTCCAGGGATGGCGCTTCAAGCTGGATCCTGCCCAGTCCACGagctggggcagtggggagagCTTTGGGGAGGAGATGCcgagtcacagaatcataaaatgatcgaataccaggttggaagggatctcaaggatcatctggtccaacctttcttggcaaaagcacagTCTAGACAAGagggcccagcaccctgtccagctgaagcttagaagtgtccaatgttggggatGTGTGCCCTCCCTCTGGAccaccctctccccaccccctggACAAGGTCATGGACAAAGAGTTGACCCACCTTCCGCAGCAGCAGTTGTT containing:
- the LOC129197896 gene encoding coiled-coil domain-containing protein 81-like, translated to MSSHMAVATKERPAHMRQIKMDFWDGMEHTFMMSSISAKVRTAIWDAVAEYIQEQLLLRKGVRIPSVGSFDVVPTCIQAGDEVVIVQRPVFRLARNLVVVHSLRDNKDYLPGHKELEPLKYARVAKAASVSRQKVENCIQGTMSLLSHCLEKGENVALVLRDVGVLLIEGTRVQMKFYLSFLERMSGKENYEKATFKVSILASPRPRWFAQRCPSTACEWPTRTWSATQAR